A DNA window from Zingiber officinale cultivar Zhangliang chromosome 3A, Zo_v1.1, whole genome shotgun sequence contains the following coding sequences:
- the LOC122052016 gene encoding uncharacterized protein LOC122052016 codes for MSREASVGGSGEASSNSGAATPSVASTTSGTSDSKRLAMNAPGNRSDPGWKHGIAVDENPKEVQCKYCQKVINGGIYRLKHHLAGTQKDVGACKAVSDDVRKEMWKIVSSLQENLIKRAKEIEGRSSDSSPLGQYEDEEVEGAKRQRREIAKNPADLFKKRGVSSQTTINGIFKKNLREEACQGIASFFYNNAIPFHVAKSDEFKKMLDLVARHGIGFKPPSYHEIRVKYLKQQVDCTKEVIEQHKAFWKKMGCTIMTDGWTDKRRRTILNFLVNSPMGTIFLKSIDASDISKTADKIFKLMDEIVEEVGEENVVQIVTDNAANYKAAGEMLMGKRKRLYWTPCAAHCIDLMLEDFEKKIPIHKETIARGKKITTYIYSRTALISLLHHFTKEKDLIRPATTRFATSYLTLGCLNDNKGALIRMFTSKEWKSSQFAKTKDGKVIENVVMDKDFWKSIITCLRSAYPLIKVLRW; via the coding sequence ATGAGTAGAGAAGCTAGTGTTGGTGGGTCTGGTGAAGCAAGCTCCAATAGTGGTGCAGCCACTCCAAGCGTAGCTTCCACAACTAGTGGAACTTCAGATTCCAAAAGATTGGCAATGAATGCTCCTGGAAATAGATCTGATCCAGGTTGGAAACATGGAATTGCAGTTGATGAAAATCCAAAGGAAGTGCAATGCAAATACTGTCAAAAGGTGATAAATGGAGGGATTTATAGACTCAAGCATCATTTGGCAGGAACACAAAAGGATGTTGGAGCATGCAAGGCTGTTAGTGATGATGTAAGGAAGGAAATGTGGAAAATTGTATCCTCAttgcaagaaaatttaataaagagGGCAAAGGAGATTGAAGGAAGATCAAGTGATTCAAGTCCTCTTGGCCAATATGAAGATGAGGAGGTGGAGGGTGCAAAAAGACAAAGGCGAGAAATTGCAAAGAATCCTGCTGATCTATTCAAGAAAAGGGGTGTGAGTAGTCAAACTACCATCAATGGCATTTTCAAGAAGAATTTGAGGGAGGAAGCTTGCCAAGGGATTGCCTCTTTTTTCTACAATAATGCTATACCTTTTCATGTGGCAAAAAGTGATGAATTCAAGAAGATGCTAGACTTGGTTGCAAGACATGGTATTGGCTTTAAGCCTCCATCCTACCATGAGATTAGAGTCAAGTATTTGAAACAACAAGTTGATTGCACCAAAGAAGTTATAGAGCAGCACAAAGCATTTTGGAAGAAAATGGGATGCACAATTATGACTGATGGGTGGACAGATAAGAGGAGGAGGACTATATTAAACTTCTTGGTTAATAGTCCTATGGGAACCATTTTTTTGAAGTCAATTGATGCATCTGATATATCTAAAACAGCTGACAAGATTTTCAAGTTGATGGATGAAATTGTTGAAGAAGTTGGTGAAGAGAATGTAGTGCAAATTGTCACAGACAATGCAGCAAACTACAAAGCAGCCGGGGAGATGTTGATGGGGAAGAGAAAGAGGCTATATTGGACGCCTTGTGCAGCTCATTGCATCGATTTAATGTTGgaggattttgaaaaaaagaTACCAATACATAAAGAGACAATTGCACGAGGTAAAAAGATCACAACTTACATCTATTCAAGGACTGCGCTTATTTCTCTATTGCATCATTTTACCAAAGAAAAGGATTTGATTAGACCAGCCACTACCCGTTTTGCCACATCTTACTTGACTTTGGGTTGCTTGAATGACAATAAGGGAGCATTGATTAGAATGTTTACATCCAAAGAATGGAAATCTAGTCAATTTGCAAAGACTAAAGATGGAAAGGTTATTGAAAATGTGGTAATGGATAAGGACTTCTGGAAAAGCATTATTACATGCTTGAGGAGTGCTTATCCTTTGATCAAAGTCCTTCGTTGGTAG
- the LOC122052015 gene encoding threonine--tRNA ligase, chloroplastic/mitochondrial 2-like, translating to MAAVSSPLIHSCLRSHSPRLASLFLPSTLLRRPPHHFKSLPTGSCRRLAVASSFTSSAVESDPRLAVGPAVEVSDGTSEVKKEEDLVEQRIILPTNESSEKLLRIRHTCAHVMAMAVQRLFPGSKVAIGPWIDNGFYYDFDMEPLADRDLKRIKKEMDRIISRNLPLIKEEVSREEAKIRIMALNEPYKLEILESIKEEPITIYHIGNEWWDLCAGPHVDSTGHIDKKAIELESVAGAYWRGDENKPMLQRIYGTAWETEEHLKAFLYLKEEAKRRDHRRLGQDLDLFSIQEDAGGGLVFWHPKGAIMRHLIEDTWKKIHLDHGYELLYTPHVAKVDLWKISGHLEFYRENMYDQMNIEDELYQLRPMNCPYHILVYKRKLQSYRDLPIRVAELGTVYRYELSGSLHGLFRVRGFTQDDAHIFCLDDQIKHEIRGVLDLTEKILLQFGFRKYEVNLSTRPEKSVGSDDIWEKATSALRDALDDKGWHYQIDEGGGAFYGPKIDLKIEDALGRKWQCSTVQVDFNLPERFDMSYVDSNAEKRRPIMIHRAALGSLERFFGVLIEHYAGDFPLWIAPIQARILPVTDTEVQYCTEIVSKLSSTGIRAEICHGERLPKLIRNAEKQKVPLMAVIGPREVETHTVTIRSRFGGELGTMTIDEFISRIKSAAEKRRFL from the exons ATGGCGGCAGTCTCCTCGCCTCTCATCCACTCTTGCCTCCGATCCCATTCTCCTCGTCTCGCCAGTTTGTTCCTTCCCTCGACTCTACTACGGAGGCCTCCTCACCACTTCAAATCTTTGCCGACCGGTAGTTGCCGCAGACTCGCCGTTGCATCCTCTTTTACCTCCTCCGCAGTGGAATCGGATCCTCGTCTGGCAGTCGGTCCGGCAGTCGAGGTGAGCGATGGGACCTCCGAGGTCAAAAAAGAGGAAGATTTAGTGGAGCAAAGGATCATCCTTCCAACTAATGAGTCATCCGAGAAACTACTCCGGATTCGCCACACG TGTGCACATGTTATGGCGATGGCTGTTCAGAGGCTCTTCCCTGGTTCTAAAGTGGCCATAGGTCCGTGGATAGATAATGGCTTTTATTATGATTTTGATATGGAGCCTTTGGCGGATAGAGACCTAAAGAGAATAAAGAAGGAAATG GATCGAATTATTAGTCGGAATCTGccgttaataaaagaagaagtctccaGAGAAGAGGCCAAGATACGGATTATGGCTCTTAATGAGCCTTATAAGTTGGAAATATTGGAAAGTATAAAGGAAGAGCCTATTACGATTTATCATATAG GAAACGAATGGTGGGATCTTTGTGCTGGACCCCATGTGGACTCAACTGGACATATAGACAAAAAGGCTATTGAACTGGAATCTGTTGCTGGAGCCTACTGGCGAGGTGATGAGAATAAACCCATGTTGCAAAGGATATATGGAACAGCATGGGAGACTGAAGAACATTTAAAAGCTTTCCTTTATTTAAAGGAAGAGGCAAAGCGACGTGATCATAGGCGTCTTGGTCAGGATCTCGATCTGTTCTCTATACAG GAAGATGCAGGTGGAGGGTTGGTGTTTTGGCATCCAAAAGGTGCCATCATGAGGCACCTTATTGAAGATACATGGAAAAAAATTCATCTGGACCATGGTTATGAGCTACTTTACACTCCCCATGTTGCCAAGGTTGATCTATGGAAAATCAGTGGCCACTTGGAATTTTACAGAGAAAATATGTATGATCAGATGAACATAGAAGATGAACTCTATCAACTTAGGCCAATGAATTGTCCTTACCACATATTGGTTTACAAAAGGAAACTGCAATCATACAGGGATCTTCCCATCAGAGTTGCTGAGTTGGGAACAGTATACCGATACGAATTGTCTGGTAGCTTGCATGGACTGTTTCGGGTGCGAGGGTTTACTCAG GATGATGCACACATTTTCTGTTTGGATGACCAAATTAAACATGAGATCAGGGGTGTTCTTGATTTAACAGAGAAGATATTGCTTCAATTTGGTTTTAGAAAGTATGAAGTTAATCTTTCAACCCGGCCAGAGAAATCTGTTGGCAGCGATGATATATGGGAAAAAGCAACTTCTGCCTTAAGAGATGCTCTCGATGACAAAGGTTGGCATTATCAGATTGATGAAGGTGGTGGTGCTTTCTATGGTCCAAAAATTGATCTAAAGATTGAAGATGCTCTTGGAAGGAAATGGCAATGCTCAACAGTGCAG GTTGATTTCAATCTGCCAGAGCGGTTTGACATGTCATATGTTGACTCCAATGCTGAAAAGAGACGTCCTATTATGATCCACAGAGCTGCGCTTGGGTCCCTTGAGAGATTTTTTGGTGTCCTTATAGAGCATTATGCTGGCGACTTTCCACTATGGATTGCTCCGATCCAAGCTCGGATTTTACCTGTAACTGATACTGAG GTCCAGTACTGCACTGAGATTGTCTCAAAACTCAGTTCTACAGGCATTCGAGCTGAGATATGCCATGGTGAGCGCCTACCGAAACTCATAAGGAATGCAGAAAAACAGAAAGTGCCTTTGATGGCTGTTATTGGGCCAAGAGAAGTCGAGACTCACACAGTAACTATTAGGTCAAGGTTTGGAGGTGAACTAGGAACCATGACGATTGACGAGTTCATCAGTAGAATCAAGTCGGCAGCGGAAAAAAGAAGATTCTTATAA